One Paroedura picta isolate Pp20150507F chromosome 16, Ppicta_v3.0, whole genome shotgun sequence genomic region harbors:
- the LOC143825251 gene encoding olfactory receptor 14A16-like, whose protein sequence is MPNLTSTLEFLLLELSDIRKLQLLFFFVFLVVLVTAVTGNLLIIVVVMFDHHLHTPMYFFLMNLAVLDLGIIFVMVPKAMANSLLNTQSISYSGCVAQVFFYFYFGGSEFAILTIMAHDRYVAICSPLQYESIMHRGACIQMTASVWFVGTLYATLHTTCTFAITFCSNRIDQFFCEVPQILKLSCSDLYLIEVGLLILTIVICGGCLIFIIITYMHIFATLLRMPSVRGRKKALSTCIPHLTVVSLLFCTGTFAYLRPPANISSDLNILFAIMYAIVPPLLNPFIYSIRNKDIKTALLKLFVLGHFPQISSI, encoded by the coding sequence ATGCCCAACCTTACCTCCACATTGGAATTTCTGCTCCTGGAATTATCAGACATCCGAAAACTtcaactcttatttttcttcgTATTCTTAGTAGTATTGGTGACTGCAGTAACTGGCAATCTTCTCATCATTGTTGTAGTAATGTTCGATCATCACCTGCAtacccccatgtacttcttcctaatGAACTTGGCTGTTCTGGACCTTGGCATAATTTTTGTCATGGTACCGAAAGCTATGGCTAATTCCCTCCTGAACACCCAGTCGATTTCTTACTCAGGATGTGTGGCTCAAGTGTTTTTCTATTTCTACTTTGGTGGGTCAGAGTTTGCCATCCTAACCATAATGGCCCATGATCGGTATGTTGCTATCTGCAGTCCATTGCAATATGAGTCCATAATGCACAGAGGAGCCTGCATTCAGATGACAGCCAGTGTATGGTTCGTTGGCACCCTTTATGCCACTTTACACACCACTTGTACTTTTGCCATCACCTTTTGCTCCAATAGGATCGATCAGTTCTTTTGTGAAGTTCCACAGATACTGAAACTCTCCTGTTCAGATTTATATCTCATTGAAGTTGGACTTCTTATATTGACTATTGTCATATGTGGAGGATGTCTTATCTTCATCATCATAACCTACATGCATATTTTTGCAACCCTACTCCGAATGCCTTCTGTGCGGGGTCGGAAGAAAGCCCTCTCCACTTGCATCCCCCACCTCACTgtggtgtctctgcttttttgcACTGGAACGTTTGCTTACTTAAGGCCCCCTGCAAACATATCATCTGATCTCAATATCCTTTTTGCCATCATGTATGCTATAGTACCACCACTGCTGAATCCCTTCATCTATAGTATAAGAAACAAAGACATCAAGACTGCATTGTTAAAGCTCTTTGTTTTGGGGCATTTCCCCCAAATCAGCTCTATCTAA
- the LOC143826541 gene encoding olfactory receptor 14A16-like has translation MPNLTSPSEFLLLEFSDIQELQILHFFVLLAVYLTAVTSNLLIIIAVAFDHHLHTPMYFFLMNLALMDLGVFSVTLPKVMANALLNTRSISYSGCVAQVFFYFFFGGSEFAILTVMAHDRYVAICSPLQYESIMHRGACIQMAASAWIAGTLFAILHTSGTFAITFCSNRIDQFFCEVPQILKLSCSDLYLIEVGLLILTIVICGGCFIFIVITYMHIFATLL, from the coding sequence ATGCCCAACCTTACCTCCCCATCTGAATTTCTGCTGCTGGAGTTTTCAGACATCCAagaactacagatcttgcatttctTTGTACTCTTAGCAGTATACTTGACAGCAGTGACCAGCAATCTTCTCATCATCATTGCTGTAGCCTTTGATCATCAcctgcacacccccatgtacttttttCTCATGAACCTGGCACTTATGGATCTTGGTGTGTTTTCTGTCACCCTACCCAAAGTGATGGCCAATGCCCTCCTGAACACTCGGTCAATTTCTTACTCAGGATGTGTGGCTCAAGTATTTTTCTACTTCTTCTTTGGAGGGTCAGAGTTTGCCATTCTTACAGTAATGGCCCATGATCGGTATGTCGCTATCTGCAGTCCATTGCAATATGAGTCCATAATGCACAGAGGAGCCTGCATTCAGATGGCAGCCAGTGCATGGATTGCTGGCACCCTTTTTGCCATTTTACACACCAGTGGCACTTTTGCCATCACCTTTTGCTCCAATAGGATTGATCAGTTCTTTTGTGAAGTTCCACAGATACTGAAACTCTCCTGTTCAGATTTATATCTCATTGAAGTTGGACTTCTTATATTGACTATTGTCATATGTGGAGGATGCTTTATTTTCATCGTCATAACCTACATGCATATTTTTGCAACACTACTCTGA